Below is a window of Lagenorhynchus albirostris chromosome 11, mLagAlb1.1, whole genome shotgun sequence DNA.
TTCAGGACAGTCTGTTTTAATACAATCATcgtaagaaaaaaaccccaatactTCAAACAGAAGTGCATTTTTATAGGTCTGGTTCCTGGGTGGTTCACTTATTACAATAAAATCTTCAGGGAAGTGTCATGGATCTCTTAATAGGCACAAGAAGGCAAGACCTGTGCTTTCAAAACTGTCTTAAAGGCAAGAAGTGCTAGCAACATAAACCTTGCACTGTCTTGAAATgcctttcaagaaaaaaaaggcagttaaAACACAATAGACACAATGGAGAGGGTATACTGCTATACTTAGTAACACCTAAACAAAGGCAATTTTACTGTGAACTCAAACTAAAGGACTATAACTATCAAAAATCTGAATTAACACAGTTCAATAGTTTGATTGaacaaaatttttagaaaatcagaTTAAAATTATTACCAAGAAAACATCTTTGATGTCCAGCAAGAGGATGACCGTTTGAAACTTACTAAAATTTTGCATCTATAGCTAACAAGAACAATAACATGAAAGGCTGGCCCAAAGAACCTTTAAAGCCTGCAATTATCTAACAGGCTATGTATAATACAATACACAGAGAATTGATGACAGACTTAAAGTTTCTACACTGAATACTTTTGCAAGGCTATGAAAAGCACAGcgtttttaaaagcaatttcatttatttgctgaTTTAATTTGGGAGGAGAATTCAATGtaaaagaactttttaaatgGACCCCCCTTCCAGCCACACCCCAAAAGCTGACTGTTTTATTTAGTGTACATTCTGATTTGCTTCCAAGTGCCTCCTCTGCAGTCCATGTTGAGGTGCTTCAAGGATGTGTCGAGATGCATCAAGGAAGAATCCTTCGGAGTTGTTACGATGCACCATGTCAATCTGTAGTACAGAGTCATTATAATGTTAATACGGATATTATCcgtaatttaaaaactgaatgagTGTTAGTTCATGCGTGTTAGCCAACTGtttgaaatgtttgtttttttaagatttccaaAAAGGTAGCAGttcaaaaataatgtaaaaatgagTATTTGAATGAAAATGAGTTCTCCTCAAACtttttattggtttttaaatGTGTGCTCAAAAACTTCCAGGTGAGGACAAAATTCTATGTTACACTAGTCTCAAAAGGTTCTCTTACTCCAAAATGCTGTTACGTGTAACTTTGTTTATTAGCCCTAAAtgtgttataaaattatttttgtgctTAGGCATATCAGAGCACTAGTACCTAAACATATCTTGGAAGCTCATATTTATCATACAAGTTTCTCTGCTCACCCACTTCTGCTTGTTGACTCCAATAATTAATTCAAGGCTAGATTTAGATGGATTTGCTACCTTTCCTTGCCACTTTCCCAGATTCTCCTCATGAGAACTAACCTTGCTTCCTCTAGTATTCCAGTAATAATTCAGATCTCTATTTTAGGATTCATCACATCCTACCTTATATTAGATAATCATGTTTGTGTCCGTATCTCCCAATACACTGAAAGCTTCTATGGTAGAGTAATaaacttattcattcatcttattattaataataactaaGCCAGTGCAAGtgttaataaatatctgtttgaatCAAAGTGTCTCCTTTttgttaataaatatctgtttgaatCAAAGTGTCTCCTTTTTGggaaaaatcaaaatcacaaacaTTAATATGTATTAGTTAGAATTAATAACAAGTAACTGAACTGTCATTTCATGGAAGGCAAGAATCAGCACTTAGATGAAGAATTCAATTGACATAATTGAAAAAGGATGATTTACAGCTATCTTAAGAATGTTTAACTTTGCTAATTAATAAAACAGCTGTGATGAGTGGTAAAATCTAATGTGTTTCAGAAAACATTTGCTTCTGACATAGCTGCTACCACAAGAGACTAGCTAGCGTCAGTACCTTATTCTTAAGCACTAGTTTGCCAGAGCATTCTCTTTAGAtcttaaaaaaatctaagttGTTAAACATAAGGGCCTTTTGGAATGTCTCAAGATTATACTTATCTTACCAATAATTTTAAGTCAGTTCATATTTGTACCTTAAAAAAACctcttaaattatatatttaaaattaaactttttataatGATCTCATTAACAATAGATACAGTTTATAGTCAAAAGATTGCCATTTAACTATCCAAGGTTTCTTTTTGGATAGGAGATGAATAACATAATTAGATAATATTAAAGccacatttatttttactgttttactaTTTGACACAAGAGCTGTCGATTACTAACTTCCTTAATATGTAGAGTTGAATTTACATATTAAAGCAATTCACtaggtatttaattttaatagaattaataattttaaaatacctacaAGCACCAAGATGGaagaaatataacattttaaggaATCTAAAAAGTGTTTCAATAattgagaaagataaaaatgttatatgaatatttcttaaataatattagTTATAACTAATAGTTAGTTCACCATTATCCAATACAGATAATGGCCTAGTAGTCACAAtctattctaatatttttatttcacaccAGCAgttaaaaatcagtttaaaataaaacataaacggAAAAGGACTATTCTACCTGTTTTCAAAACAGGTGCTAGTAAACACAGGGATCAGAATGAGTACGATGAACAGCAGGAAAAACACTAATTTCTATTAGTTCAGCTCTGTCTCTAGAAATGATATTAAGTGATATGTGATGgaggagggggttggggaggcaatgtattttatatatacataaatctatacatatatttgacatatatatGTCTTCTCCCCCCACCATGGCACTACCATTAATAATCAGGAGTATCTATAGTCTGGATGAATTAACCTCATTCAGAAAATAgtcttaagaaaaacaaatctaccTTTAgctgttttcagatttttaaaaaagttttaagcatttaattttcatttttgcaagAGATATCAATACACAAATTAAAAGAAGTATTTCTTACAAGCAGATAaccttataaaaataattttgaattgaaCAGACTTACCTTTATTTcccaaataaagtttattttttaatatatattaaagctACTAGGGAAGAATGGGAGTTAGAAGAGTAAATCAAACAGAAAATGACacataacatgaaaaaaataagaagaaaatgtcaaaaaGAGAAGTATTCAATATCATGTAAGTAAGAttcctatgatttttttaaaaaatctgaacacAAGTTAACCAATTGTCCTCCTTTtctatttcaaattatatttacaGAAAGGATTACCTTGGTGTGCTGCTCTTTTAACTTCATTATTATCCCTGGATCATCTTTTTTGCTAGCCATTAGCAATCTAAACATTTGCTCTCGATACTTGCTCATTATAAGTTCCAAGGCAGACTGATGTTCTTCCAGGGATGTACGTAATTCTATCAAAAACAAcagtatattttattcaaatttgaGTTCAGGGTGTACAAAGTATTCTCTTCCACATTAATCAAAAAAGCAATTTATAAAGggggtattttaaaaagaaaatatgaggtaCAAAAATCTAGCCACATAGAAATAAAggatactggggcttccctggtggcacagtggttcagagtccacctgccaatgcaggggacacgggttcgtgccccggtccaggaagattccacatgccacggagcggctgggcccatgagccatggctgctgagcctgtgcgtccagagcctgtgctccacaacgggagaggccacaacagtgagaggcccgcgtacagcaaaaaaaaaaaaaaaaaagaaagaaatgataccaAATGGAGTCCTTTATTAGTTCTCAAAATGACCATTTTAAACTCAGTTTTTGAGAaatcattttaacaaatatttactgaacaggGATTAAGTATCAGATCATGCTCTATATTAGGAATACCAAAAGGCCATAAAGCTCAGAGTCTAgtggagaaaacaaaacataaataattaaaatacaatgtGGTAAGTGTAGAGTGGAGCTCTATCCAAATACATACAGAAAGTCTGTGAGGAAAAATTGCTGAAAGCTTCACAGAAGTATGGTATTGAGATCAACTTGCATtccttgaaatgaaaaataaacgaCAGGGCATTCTAAGCAGGGAGGCATGAAACTGGATGGTGTGTTTGGGAAATCGTTCAGGGTGACAAGAGCAAAGGTTTCACGGAGAAGAGAAGTATgggaagaatacaaaaaagaaggCTTGGAGTCGACTTTGAAGGACGGTGGATAAGAAAATAGTACACAGTGAAGGTTCTCAAGCAAAAGAATAACATAAtcagatatatttttgaaaaatcaatcTGATGCCTGTGTTGAAGATGGACTGGAGGGAAAACACACTGAAATCAGGGAGACCAATGAGGACAGTTCAGGCAAGAGACTATGAACACCTAAGTTGTGGGCCAAAGTGGTGGGACTGCCgagaatgaaactgagttatttcaTAGGTAATGACAATGGTGCAAGCTGGATACTGAGGGTGAGAGTCTAAGATCCAAGTAAGGTAGACATTCATATGTAGGAAAGGATAAAGAGCAATAAATATCCTCTCTATCTGGGGAGCTACCTTGATCACACGCCTCTTAATCACCACATCAGAGCCTTTTGCCCTCAGCTGTCTGTGGTTCTGGTTCTGCATGGGCTCCAACTAACTTCACATGGGAGCAATCTGACTTCAGGCTTCTGCCTGGCTTCCAGCTAGCACCGTGCACCTCTGTCTTCCACGCTTGAGTCACATAGCACAAATGAAATTGCCTTTCATAGCTAAGCtaaaatagttttattacttAGTACTGAGAGTACTGGCTGATACAAGGGAGGAGATGTAGAGTGTCAGGTCCATTAAAAATATGCTATCTTAATCCTCATCCAAATCTGAGAAGAGGATATTATCCATTCCATCATctggatggagaaactgagactctgcaaaggataaaatatttctccaatttaataaaattcaactgtAAAAAGAGTGATGTGTGACCCagcagaaacaaaaaatagatgTGTGATAGCAGCAAGAATGGAGAAGAAGTGAAGATGGAGTGAGTCAGGAAATGTGTAGGTATGGCTGCTAGTCCATGGGTGCCTCAACATTCCTTGTTGTTTCCTTCCACATTCCTGAAATAGTGCCTTCACTGCCTTTTCCTCAAAGTCCCAGCTAAGCATGCTGTTTCCTAGTGGAACCCTAAGTAATACAGCAgccgtgtggttgacagggtcttggagCTTGGTCCTGGTGtcaggtgggagagctgagttcagctgggagagctgagttcaggacactggaccaccagagacctcccagccgcatgtaatatcaattggcgagagctctcccagagatctccaatctcaacgctaagacccagctccacccaacagccagcaagctccagtgctgcacgccccatgccaaacaactagcaagacaggaacacaaccccacccattaggagagaggctgcctaaaatcatactaagttcacagacatcccaaaacacaccaccagatgtggccctgcccaccagaaagataagatccagccccacccaccagaacacaggaaccagtcccctccaccaggaagcctacacaaccacggaaccaacctcacccacagggggaagacaccagaaacaacaggaactatgaacctgcagcctgcgaaaaggagaccccaaagttaaacaaaatgagaagacagagaaatatgcagcagcagaaggagcaaggtaaaaacccaccagacctaacaaatgaagaggaaataggcagtctacctgaaaaagaattcagagttttGATAgcaaacatgatccaaaatcttggaaacagaatggagaaaatacaagaaacgtttaacacggactagaagaactaaagagcaaacaaacaatgatgaacaacacaataaatgaaattaaaaattctctagaaggaatcaagagcagaataactgagacagaacggataagtgacctggaaaataaaatagtggaaataactactgcagagcagaataaagaaaaaagaatgaaaagaattgaggacaatctcagagacctctgggacaacattaaacacaccaacattcaaattataggggtcccagaagaaaaagagaaaaagaaagggtctgagaaaagatttgaagagactatagctgaaaactttcctaacataggaaaggaaatagtcaatcaagaccaggaagtgcagagagtcccatacaggataaatccaagaagaaacacgccaagacacatatcaatcaaactatcaaaaaataaatacaaagaaaaaatattaaaagcaacaagggaaaggcaacaaataacatacaagggaatccccataaggttaacagctgatccttcagcagaaactctgcaagccagaagggagtggtaggacatatttgaactgatgaaagggaaaaacctacaaccaagattactctacccagtaaggatctcattcagattcaaagaagaacttaaaacctttacagacaagcaaaagctaagagaattcagcactaccaaaccagctttacaacaaatgctaaaggaacttctctaggcaggaaacacaagagaaggaaaagacctccaataacaaacccaaaacatttaagaaaatgggaataggaacacacatatcgataattaccttaagtgtaaatggattaaatgctgcaaccaaaagacatacactggctgaatgtatacaaaaacaagacccatatatatgctgtctacaaaagacccacttcagacctagggacagatacagactgaaagtgaggggatggaaaaagatattccatgcaaatggaaatcataagaaagctggagtagcaattctcgtatcagaaaaaatagactttaaaataaggattattacaagagacaaagaaggacaccacataatgatcaagggatcaatccaagaagaagatgtaacaactgtaaatatttatgcacccaacataggagcacctcaatacattaggcaaatgctaacagccataaaaggggaaatcgacagtaacacaataatagtaggggactttaacaccccactttcaccaatggacagatcatccaaaatgaaaataaataaggaaacacaagctttaaatgatacattaaacaagatggacttaattgatatttataggacattccatccaaaaacaacagaatacatgttcttctcaagtgttcatggaacattctcctagACCATATCtagggtcacaaatgaagccttggtaaatttaagaaaattgaagtcatatcaagtatcttttctgaccataacactatgagactacatattgattacaggaaaaaaactgtaaaaaatacaaacacatgggggccAAACAATACACtataaatgaccaagagatccctaaagaaatcaaagaggaaattaaaaattacctagaaacaaatgacaatgaaaatatgatgaccaaaaaacctatgggatgcagcaaaaccagttttaagagggaagtttgcagcaatacaatcctacctcaagaaacaagaaaaatctcaaataaacaacctaaccttacaacaaaagcaattagagaatgaagaacaagaaaacccccaaaagttagcagaaggaaagaaatcatacggatcatatcagaaataaatgaaaaagaaatgaaggaaacaatagcgagatcaatataactaaaagctggttcgtaaagaagataaataaaattgataaaccattagccagactcatcaagaaaaaaagggagaggactcaaatcaacaaaattagaaatgaaaacggagaagtaaaaactgacactgcagaaatacaaaggatcatgagaggatactacgagcaactctatgccaataaaatggacaacctggaggaaatggacaaattcttaaaaaagcacacccttccgagactgaaccaggaagaaatagaaaatataaacagacagatcacaagcactgaaattgaaactctgattaaaaatcttccaacaaacaaaagcccaggaccagatggcttcacaggcgaattctatccaatatttagagaagagctaacacctatccttctcaaactcttccaaaatatagcagagggaggaacactcctaaactcattctacgaggccagcatcaccctgataccaaaaccagacaaagatgtcacaaaaaaagaaaactataggccaacatcactgatgaacatagatgcaaaagtcctcaacaaatactagcaaacagaatccaacagcatattaaaaaggatcatacaccatgatcaagtggggtttatcccaggaatgtaaggattcttcaatatactcaaatcaatgtgatataccatattaacaaattgaaggagaaaaaccatatgatgatctcaacagatgcagaaaaagcttttggcaaaattcaacacccatttatgaaaaaaattctccagaaagtaggcatagagggaacttacctcaacataataaaggccataaccccacagccaacatcgtcctcaatggtgaaaaactgaaaccatttccactaagatcaggaacaagacaaggttgctcactctcaccactattattcaacatagttttgcaagttttaaccacagcaatcagacaagaaaaaggaatccaaatcagaaaagaagtaaaactgtcatggtttgcagatgacatgatattatacagagagaatcctaaagatgctaccagaaaactactagagctaatcaatgaatgtgataaagtagcaggatacaaaattaatgcacagaaatctcttacattcctatacactaatgatgaaaaatctgaaacagaaattaaggaaacactcccattcaccattgcaacaaaaagaataaaatacctaggactaaacctacctaaggagacaaaagacctgtatgcagaaaacaacaagacactgatgaaagaaattaaagacgatacaaacagatggaaagatataccatgttcctgtattggaagaatcaacattgtgataatgaccatactactcaaagctatctacagattcaaagcaatccctaccaaactaccaaaggcatttttcacagaacgagaacaaaaaatttcacaatttgtatggaaacacaaaagaccccaaatagccaaagcaatcttgagaaagaaaaatggagctggaggaatcaggctcccagacttcagactatactacaaagctacagtaatcaagacagtatggtactggtacaaaaacagaaatatagataaatggaacaggatagaaagccaagaggtaaacccacacacatatggtcaccttatctttgataaaggaggcaagaatatacaatggagaaaagacagtctctttaataagtggtgctgggataactggacagctacatgtaaaagaatgaaattaaaacactccctaacaccatatacaaaaataaactcaaaatggattaaagacctaaatttaaggccagacactataaaactcttagaggaaaacataggctgaacactctatgacataaatcacagcaagatcctttttgacctacctcctagagaaatggaaataaaaataaacaaatgggacctaatgaaac
It encodes the following:
- the FGFR1OP2 gene encoding FGFR1 oncogene partner 2 isoform X3, encoding MSCTIEKALADAKALVERLRDHDDAAESLIEQTTALNKRVEAMKQYQEEIQELNEVARHRPRSTLVMGIQQENRQIRELQQENKELRTSLEEHQSALELIMSKYREQMFRLLMASKKDDPGIIMKLKEQHTKIDMVHRNNSEGFFLDASRHILEAPQHGLQRRHLEANQNVH